Proteins encoded in a region of the Myxococcales bacterium genome:
- a CDS encoding alpha/beta hydrolase, producing the protein MIEPIRVGEFTALAAGAATDPVVLVLHGFPDTPTTFAPMIAAVAAAGHRVVAPWLRGYAPSPLAGPCHADALATDVLAWAEALSPDRPVAVVGHDWGAAVTYVACARAPARIRAAVTMAVPHPAVFVRALATPAQLARSWYMLAFQLPGSERVAAARDFALIDRLWRTWSPGYHLPDDLRAELHATLRASWPAPLLYYRALTRPLAEAAARLRRRDRIAVPTLYLHGADDGCIGPAVGLGAERYFTGGYRREVVPAVGHFLAVEEPAGIAARVVAWLRGHAPA; encoded by the coding sequence GTGATCGAGCCGATCCGCGTCGGCGAGTTCACCGCGCTCGCGGCCGGCGCGGCCACCGATCCGGTGGTGCTGGTGCTGCACGGCTTCCCCGACACGCCGACGACGTTCGCGCCGATGATCGCGGCGGTCGCCGCCGCCGGCCACCGGGTGGTCGCGCCGTGGCTGCGCGGCTACGCGCCGTCGCCGCTGGCCGGCCCCTGCCACGCCGACGCGCTGGCCACCGACGTCCTGGCCTGGGCCGAGGCGCTGTCGCCCGACCGGCCGGTCGCGGTCGTCGGCCACGACTGGGGCGCCGCGGTCACCTACGTCGCGTGCGCCCGCGCGCCGGCGCGGATCCGCGCGGCGGTGACGATGGCCGTGCCGCACCCGGCGGTGTTCGTGCGCGCGCTGGCGACGCCGGCGCAGCTGGCGCGGTCCTGGTACATGCTCGCGTTCCAGCTGCCGGGCTCCGAGCGGGTCGCCGCCGCGCGCGACTTCGCGCTGATCGACCGGCTGTGGCGGACGTGGTCCCCGGGCTACCACCTGCCCGACGACCTGCGCGCCGAGCTCCACGCCACCCTGCGCGCGAGCTGGCCGGCGCCGCTCCTGTACTACCGGGCGCTGACCCGGCCGCTGGCCGAGGCCGCGGCGCGCCTGCGCCGCCGCGATCGCATCGCCGTGCCGACCCTGTACCTGCACGGCGCCGACGACGGCTGCATCGGCCCCGCGGTCGGCCTGGGCGCCGAGCGCTACTTCACCGGCGGCTACCGGCGCGAGGTCGTGCCCGCGGTCGGGCACTTCCTCGCCGTCGAGGAGCCCGCGGGCATCGCCGCGCGCGTCGTCGCGTGGCTGCGCGGCCACGCGCCGGCCTAG